From the Odontesthes bonariensis isolate fOdoBon6 chromosome 9, fOdoBon6.hap1, whole genome shotgun sequence genome, the window CCTTATGAAAATAGTGATATCTGAGTTCAGCCATTAACCGGCAAAGTACACAGTTAACATACTTGACTGTATGATGATGTCTTAAGTTATTTGGTGGGCCCCACCTGCACTGTTTGCATTTCCTTCGCTTTTACTCTAAGCCAAGTTATCAGGCAGTAAAGAACTGAGTTACACAAGGGTTGGCCTGATGTATTTGACAGGTTCTTTATCAACCTGCTCTGTGGAGAGTCTGAATCCAGCGACATCGCCCTACACTTCAACCCTCGATTTGATGGCAGGGACAAAGTGGTGTTGAACTCCCGTCAGAGTGGCTCCTGGGGGTCAGAGGAGAAGATCCGCAGCATGCCTTTCTCTAAGGGGAAGGCCTTCGAAATGGTCATCATCGTCACCTCAGAGGGCTTAAAGGTCAGAACGACCAGGGCTGCAGACACACTGCAGACATAAAGTGCAACTTAAATACATTAGTCGGTGCTGTTATCCTCCTAAAGGGACACGATTTTGTCAGAAAGTATTGCTGACATTTACAGTAACCTTTTTATAAAATTTAGTAGACTgattgtctgtttttctttcttttactcactggaaaaaatgcccctcccaaaaagcaaaaacgtcttgtatttgttgtttttttacttgtttttggaggggcattttttccagtgtatcgaGTCTGCTTTAAATCGCTCTCTTGCAGATTAAAGTCAATGGGAAGGACTTCTTCATGTTCCCACACCGTATCCCTGTGGAGCTTGTTCGGGCGATGAATATTGGAGGAGATGTTTGCATCAAGACCATCAATGTCATAGGAGTGAGTTCACAAGTCTGATAACATTCAGGTTTGCAGTTTGAGCTATAAAGCCGTTGATTAACTGCAACTATCAGTTAATCTATGGGAGTGAGTATCATAGACTCGTATTGCTCCGGTGAAATGTTGAAACTGACTTAAAAACAGATTAGTACATGATTCACACCATGTTTTCCTACAGGGAGGATCTCCAGGAGGCGGCATGGGGGTACGTCATGTCTGTGATTAAATATAGTTTCTCTGATTGTTGCTGAAAGTAtgtgaaattaagaaaaacCTTTCTGACTGATATCCAGGGAGGTTACCCGGGAGGCATGGGAGGAGGGATGGGAGTAAGTATCCAGTACTCAGAAGGCCTTTGTTCACCACACTGCTCGAAACATTATCAGAAATTATTAACATATTCACCTCTTTTCAGCCGGGAGGATACCCAGGAGGCGGCATGGAGGTGAATAAACACTTCTTTTAATACTCAAATTCATATCATGTCACGTTCCCTTACACAAATATATGGTCCAGCAGCTCAGAGCAAAGGCATAAGAAGAGATTCACACTAAATCTTACCAACACTTCTTTGCAGGGAGGATATCCAGGAGGTTGCATGGGCGGAGGGATGGGAGTGAGTATCAAAGTCATATTCCTCTGGTGAAATGttcactgaaaaaaatgcccctccaaaaataagtaagaaaaacaacaaatacaagactttttgcttgaaataagcaaaaaatctgccaatggaacaaatgaaaattggcttgtcaagatttcttgaaataaaatgtgatatttaggacttttgagttaaaagtgatcttgaaattagcttaaaaacctcttcaaatgtcaaaaaaagcttgtttcatatgaaatctgactcaaaacaatttgttttcaagactttttcatttaacaagatattccagatgtattgtcttcaaacaagtccctatatctggctgaaatgatacttgttaggcagttgtgtcttatattaagtgtaatgagatattttgactagaaattagacacaTATACCTGGTAAAACAGATTAGAACATGATTAAAACCACGTCTTCCTACAGGGAGGATATCCAGGAGGAGGCATGGAGATGAATAAACACTTCTTTTAATAATCAAATTCATATCATGTCGTGTTCCCTTACCCTcgttttttccattttcaaaaAATGAAATCCTCTCAACATACCGTGGGTCCTGAACAGTGCTCACTGGCTTATTTAGATGGGCCAATACAAGTAGATTAAACACGTTTGCCTCTTCTCAGCAGGGAGGATATCCAGGAGGTGGAATGGGGGTGAATAAACACTTTAATTACTAAAATCCAAATTGATAAtatgtcatatatatatatatatatatataaccagCTGATGTGGAATAAATCCCAGACAAAGTCAACCTAAATCCTTCTGAAACATGTACTTTTTTTGCAGGGTGGATGTCCAGAAGGCCCAGGGGTATGAACTGAAACCatagtaacatttcattttcattttgccTGAACAGAGAGGATATTTCTTGGTTTGATACAAAAACCTGAGCATGAAcaggtctgtttgtttttttattcaaatgttgttgttttttccaaaCAGGGTGGATTCCCAGGATCAGATCTACCAGTGAGTATATACTGCTCAGTCAGTTTTCCTTTGCACATATACGATCATTTCTCGTGATTTACCGTAAATATTCCACATCTTAATCTGGTTTTAGGTTATGGCTGGGCAGCCGGTCTACAACCCG encodes:
- the LOC142389008 gene encoding galectin-4-like, which translates into the protein MIMITRIPYLGPIYGGLRGGVSIYIQGSVPEDITRTELHKGWPDVFDRFFINLLCGESESSDIALHFNPRFDGRDKVVLNSRQSGSWGSEEKIRSMPFSKGKAFEMVIIVTSEGLKIKVNGKDFFMFPHRIPVELVRAMNIGGDVCIKTINVIGGGSPGGGMGGGYPGGMGGGMGPGGYPGGGMEGGYPGGCMGGGMGVMLTGLFRWANTSRLNTFASSQQGGYPGGGMGGGCPEGPGGGFPGSDLPVMAGQPVYNPPVPYSNTIPGGMYPKRTVIIRGMVPYGAEKMGINFVMSRSRDIAFHMNPRVREGIVVRNSRIGGSWGKEERELSMTPFMEGQYFDMSIRCGNQRFKVFVNGQHLFDFSHRRPFTEIDKLEIEGNVQISYIHF